Proteins encoded together in one Planctomyces sp. SH-PL14 window:
- a CDS encoding HEAT repeat domain-containing protein — protein MVVHLHRRRGRLTFRVPSGERAPFSLLLSVLLFLSLLATTVRAADPAKIERAIQQGRMGLKGLWAGAGPGGRRTLAAMALLKSGEPHGGEVEKKEIESIRGKIKDGVYSPSTTSHEAIYTAGVDAMFVAELEDHDQRKELIEPIAKYLLAAQRENGSFDYMEGAAEGRNTNGDTSVTQYGCLGLWAAARCEVEIEPGVWQKLIGWHAATVRPDGMVAYTPFPAPISVSPQMSVNSLASMHIAILFLNPPAVTKLLSGTAPPPRPEVPKETKRYGFLEPVPLEVAKKKRPVVATRSGTDLASQACQKVFQALLPKIKQPQFTGNSVGYYLYSLERMAALSNRKDFDGYDWYQGGADLVIPLQGPSGIWSGQYGDIVETSFVMLFLVRATAKTLDLAPPEEVRIGGGLLAGGRGLPDNLKAPPPDPKKRTSPLGDLLSTLEKADLKTVEETQTELVEQIQLGDRKELIGKTDQILKLLTHPDGEVRRTAVWALGRTNDLLLARHLVRALDDKDPGVAVEAHNALCWITRNPTAFDLPQDPQEEVPEGAPAEARTAAVLSWKRRALLAWGEWYLAHRPFKERGDAFETWLRERIRQLR, from the coding sequence GTGGTCGTGCATCTTCATCGCCGAAGGGGGCGCCTGACGTTCCGCGTTCCGTCCGGAGAGCGGGCTCCGTTCTCTCTCCTGCTCTCGGTTCTCCTCTTCCTGAGCCTCCTCGCCACCACCGTGCGGGCAGCCGATCCGGCCAAGATCGAACGGGCGATTCAGCAGGGACGGATGGGGCTCAAGGGGCTGTGGGCGGGAGCCGGACCGGGAGGGCGGCGGACGCTGGCGGCGATGGCGCTCCTCAAGTCAGGCGAGCCCCACGGCGGGGAAGTCGAGAAGAAAGAGATCGAGTCGATCCGCGGCAAGATCAAGGACGGCGTCTATTCCCCCAGCACGACGTCGCACGAAGCGATCTACACCGCCGGCGTCGACGCGATGTTCGTCGCCGAGCTGGAGGACCACGACCAGCGGAAGGAACTGATCGAGCCGATCGCGAAGTATCTTCTCGCGGCCCAGCGGGAGAACGGCTCGTTCGACTACATGGAAGGGGCCGCGGAGGGACGGAACACCAACGGCGATACGAGCGTCACCCAGTACGGCTGCCTGGGGCTGTGGGCGGCCGCCCGATGCGAGGTCGAGATCGAGCCGGGGGTCTGGCAGAAGCTCATTGGCTGGCACGCCGCGACCGTGCGTCCGGACGGGATGGTTGCCTACACCCCCTTCCCGGCGCCCATCTCCGTCTCGCCGCAAATGTCGGTGAACAGCCTGGCGTCGATGCACATCGCGATTCTGTTCCTCAATCCCCCCGCCGTGACCAAGCTCCTGAGCGGGACCGCCCCGCCGCCGCGGCCCGAGGTTCCCAAGGAGACGAAGCGATACGGGTTCCTGGAGCCGGTCCCGCTCGAGGTGGCCAAGAAGAAGCGGCCCGTCGTCGCCACGCGGTCCGGGACGGACCTCGCGTCGCAGGCATGCCAGAAGGTGTTCCAGGCGCTGCTCCCCAAGATCAAGCAGCCCCAGTTCACGGGGAACTCGGTCGGCTATTACCTCTATTCGCTGGAGCGGATGGCGGCCCTCAGCAACCGGAAGGACTTTGACGGATACGACTGGTATCAGGGGGGAGCCGATCTTGTGATCCCGCTCCAGGGGCCCAGCGGGATCTGGAGCGGACAGTACGGAGACATCGTCGAGACGAGCTTTGTCATGCTGTTCCTGGTCCGGGCCACGGCCAAAACGCTCGACCTGGCGCCGCCGGAGGAGGTCCGGATTGGCGGCGGTCTCCTGGCCGGAGGGCGGGGGCTGCCGGACAACCTCAAGGCTCCGCCGCCGGATCCCAAGAAGCGGACGAGCCCGCTGGGGGATCTCCTGTCGACGCTGGAGAAAGCGGATCTGAAGACAGTCGAAGAGACGCAGACGGAGCTCGTCGAGCAGATCCAGCTCGGGGACCGGAAGGAGCTGATCGGCAAGACGGATCAGATCCTGAAGCTGTTGACGCATCCCGACGGGGAAGTCCGCCGGACGGCGGTCTGGGCCCTCGGCCGGACCAACGACCTCTTGCTGGCGCGGCATCTCGTCCGGGCGCTCGACGACAAGGATCCCGGCGTTGCGGTCGAGGCGCATAACGCCCTGTGCTGGATCACCCGCAATCCGACGGCGTTCGACCTGCCGCAGGACCCCCAGGAGGAGGTCCCGGAAGGGGCCCCGGCGGAGGCCCGGACGGCCGCCGTGCTTTCGTGGAAGCGCCGCGCCCTCCTGGCATGGGGAGAGTGGTATCTCGCGCACCGGCCGTTCAAGGAACGGGGGGATGCCTTTGAGACGTGGCTGCGGGAACGGATCAGGCAGCTGCGATAG
- a CDS encoding PQQ-binding-like beta-propeller repeat protein, translating to MSDIPSPTPSPVAGTPVAQPAARPPRGILRTLFLIAFYGLLTIFVGAVLVAWFPIEGAVAGIGAIPYLIAQSSFVALLGTTVLWLLAFSRLSGGVRAAGIALIVIPVVAFVASVRDLEFTADMQIQPVFRWQKLQTEVVDEYRRQTAKPAGETVAVTEPVAAIVAPEDMPAYRGVHRDGIVIGPAVRENWREVPPKELWKHPVGEGYSSFVVVGDRLVTMEQRTEGEAVVCYSARSGGELWVHQTKALFDEAQGGPGPRATPEIDGEHVYALGATGELHCLKLGSGEVVWSKNVLGMTGVQNAQWGMTSSPLVVDNQLVVNIGGANGNGLLSFDKLSGNLLWKTSGAGGTGSSGAAASAAGEESKKTADAGEDVAAAGSAMAGYSSPQVTELDGVRQILNFDGTALRGHDIQDGHVLWTYDFRNPPGVNVAQPVQLKDGSLIVSASYGLGTVRLKMTQVDGKWTVTSVWPKPSYDLKAKMASMILHDGYLYGLDEGILVCFDPETGKRTWKGGRYGHGQLLATGDRIVVLSEKGEVILIHPNPKKLEELARFQALPADVKTWNPPAMSRGVLYVRNHHWMAAYDIAAEASRETALNR from the coding sequence GTGTCTGACATCCCTTCACCCACACCGTCCCCTGTTGCCGGCACCCCTGTGGCCCAGCCCGCCGCCCGGCCCCCGCGGGGAATCCTGCGGACCCTGTTTCTGATTGCGTTCTACGGACTCCTGACGATCTTCGTCGGCGCGGTCCTGGTGGCTTGGTTCCCGATCGAAGGGGCCGTCGCGGGGATCGGGGCGATTCCGTACCTGATCGCCCAGTCGAGCTTTGTCGCTTTGCTCGGCACGACCGTCCTGTGGCTCCTCGCCTTCTCGCGGCTGTCCGGCGGTGTCCGGGCCGCCGGGATCGCCCTGATCGTGATTCCGGTCGTCGCCTTCGTCGCTTCGGTGCGGGACCTCGAGTTCACGGCCGACATGCAGATCCAGCCCGTCTTCCGCTGGCAGAAGCTGCAGACCGAAGTCGTCGACGAGTACCGCCGGCAGACCGCCAAGCCGGCGGGCGAGACGGTCGCTGTCACTGAACCAGTCGCTGCGATTGTCGCCCCCGAAGACATGCCCGCTTACCGCGGTGTGCATCGGGACGGGATCGTGATCGGCCCCGCGGTTCGGGAGAACTGGCGGGAGGTCCCGCCGAAGGAGCTGTGGAAGCACCCCGTCGGCGAAGGCTATTCGTCGTTCGTCGTCGTGGGGGACCGCCTCGTCACGATGGAGCAGCGGACCGAAGGGGAAGCGGTCGTGTGCTACTCCGCCCGGAGCGGCGGCGAGCTGTGGGTTCACCAGACCAAGGCTCTCTTTGACGAAGCCCAGGGAGGCCCGGGACCGCGGGCGACGCCGGAGATCGACGGCGAGCACGTTTACGCCCTGGGAGCGACGGGGGAGCTGCACTGTCTCAAGCTCGGCAGCGGCGAAGTCGTGTGGAGCAAGAACGTGCTCGGCATGACGGGTGTGCAAAACGCCCAGTGGGGGATGACCAGCTCGCCGCTTGTTGTCGACAACCAGCTCGTCGTGAACATCGGCGGGGCGAATGGGAACGGGCTCCTGTCGTTCGACAAGCTCAGCGGCAATCTGCTCTGGAAGACTTCCGGCGCCGGCGGGACGGGGTCGTCGGGGGCAGCCGCCTCAGCGGCCGGTGAGGAGTCGAAGAAGACGGCCGACGCGGGGGAAGACGTGGCTGCGGCCGGGTCGGCGATGGCGGGCTACAGCTCGCCGCAGGTGACGGAGCTCGATGGCGTCCGTCAGATCCTGAACTTCGATGGGACCGCTCTTCGTGGGCACGACATCCAGGACGGGCATGTCCTGTGGACGTATGACTTCCGGAACCCGCCGGGGGTCAATGTCGCGCAGCCGGTGCAGTTGAAGGACGGTTCGCTGATTGTCAGTGCCAGCTATGGGCTGGGGACGGTGCGGCTGAAGATGACGCAGGTGGACGGCAAGTGGACGGTGACGTCGGTGTGGCCGAAGCCTTCGTATGACCTCAAGGCCAAGATGGCGAGCATGATCCTGCATGACGGCTATCTCTACGGGCTGGATGAGGGGATTCTGGTCTGTTTCGACCCGGAGACGGGCAAGCGGACTTGGAAGGGGGGGCGGTACGGGCACGGGCAGTTGCTTGCGACCGGGGACCGGATCGTCGTGCTCTCGGAGAAGGGGGAGGTGATTCTGATTCATCCGAACCCGAAGAAGCTGGAGGAGCTGGCGCGGTTTCAGGCGTTGCCGGCTGATGTGAAGACGTGGAATCCGCCGGCGATGTCGCGTGGCGTGCTCTACGTCCGCAATCATCATTGGATGGCGGCGTACGACATTGCGGCGGAGGCGAGTCGGGAGACGGCGCTGAACCGGTAG